A region of Oncorhynchus masou masou isolate Uvic2021 chromosome 29, UVic_Omas_1.1, whole genome shotgun sequence DNA encodes the following proteins:
- the pde11al gene encoding LOW QUALITY PROTEIN: dual 3',5'-cyclic-AMP and -GMP phosphodiesterase 11A (The sequence of the model RefSeq protein was modified relative to this genomic sequence to represent the inferred CDS: inserted 2 bases in 1 codon), whose product MTTFDFSDVEAFLDGHPDLFEEYVVRKGKCDTVSRWLKDQQRSKVSLGEEKCGGVPRDPLWPTNPDGLRRRSSHMELRRNFARSKATTAHRTYDEHASHREHDDSQSSMRRRALLRKASSLPPTTGHILSALLESRVNVPQYASSAIDYKYRLKETNEREFFLELVKDVSNDLDMTNLSYKILINVCILVDADRCSLFLVEGPSHKRTLVSKLFDVHLGTTVRPSSSTLNSNEVQVPWGKGIIGYVAEHGETVNIPNAYEDHRFSDEIDKLTGYKTQSILCMTICNSDGEVIGVVQAINKNPIGTPFTEDDEKVLQMYLPFCGISISNATLFSESRKEYERSRALLEVVNDLFEEQTDLEKIVRKIMQRAVTLLQCERCSVLLLEDIHSPVVKFSKTFELMSPLCNMDRDISMEKLSCSDWLINNSIAELVASTGLPVNISDVCQDPRFDAEADQASGFHIRSVLCVPIWNRTHQIIGVAQILNRLDRRTFNDADQRLFEAFVIFCGLGINNTMMYNQVKKTWAKQSVALDMLSYHATCSKVEVDRLKAAKIPLSSELGIEEFHFNDFSLDNDAMITASLRMFLELXAVQKFKIDYNVLCRWLLTVRKNYRTVAYHNWRHAFNVCQCMFLMITTAGFQDVLSDAETLALMVGCLCHDLDHRGTNNAFQAKTGSALALLYGTSATLEHHHFNHAVMILQSEGHNIFANLCSKEYSSMMQLLKQAILSTDLTLHFQRRSQFFDRVLSGEFSWTDEAHRELLRSMLMTACDLGAVTRPWEISKQVAELVTSEFFEQGDRERSELKLTPAAIFDRNRKDELPALQLEWIDGICKPLYQALMKLNVKLKPMVDGIAANRMKWKELGSSYQQHTHRTAETNQSPGSESGPNQETNQNPDSSQNSQLEFGSNSSWNMEQAILSSDKEEPDTDQEEKERDSSPCLIVLPTAPLGITYIPVMLYDLEQEQQEEGEEEKEEESQGEREQVVYESDLKSSNTS is encoded by the exons ATGACTACTTTTGACTTCTCTGATGTGGAAGCGTTTTTGGACGGCCACCCGGACCTCTTTGAGGAGTATGTCGTGCGTAAAGGAAAATGCGATACGGTGAGCAGGTGGTTGAAGGACCAACAGCGGTCCAAAGTCTCCCTTGGCGAGGAAAAGTGTGGTGGAGTGCCCAGGGACCCGCTCTGGCCGACCAACCCTGACGGTCTCCGGCGCCGCTCCTCCCACATGGAGCTGCGAAGGAACTTTGCCCGGTCCAAAGCCACCACCGCTCACAGAACCTACGACGAGCACGCCAGTCACAGGGAACACGATGATTCCCAGTCCAGCATGAGACGCCGCGCGTTACTGCGCAAAGCTAGTTCTTTGCCGCCAACCACCGGGCACATTCTGAGCGCCCTTCTCGAATCCAGGGTCAATGTGCCCCAGTACGCTTCCAGTGCCATCGACTACAAATACAGACTGAAGGAGACCAACGAGAGGGAGTTCTTCCTTGAGTTGGTGAAAGATGTCTCCAATGACCTGGACATGACCAACCTGAGTTATAAGATCCTAATCAATGTGTGTATCCTGGTGGATGCAGATAGGTGCTCGCTGTTCCTAGTTGAGGGACCATCTCACAAGAGAACGCTCGTGTCTAAGTTATTCGACGTGCACCTGGGCACCACGGTGCGACCCTCTTCGAGCACTCTGAACTCTAACGAGGTGCAGGTGCCGTGGGGAAAGGGCATTATCGGATACGTGGCAGAGCATGGGGAGACTGTAAACATACCTAACGCATATGAG GATCATCGGTTCAGTGATGAGATAGACAAGCTGACCGGCTATAAGACCCAGTCCATCCTGTGTATGACCATCTGTAACAGTGATGGAGAGGTCATCGGGGTTGTGCAGGCCATCAACAAGAACCCAATCGGAACACCTTTTACGGAGGACGACGAGAAG GTGCTGCAGATGTATCTACCGTTCTGCGGAATATCCATCTCCAACGCCACGTTGTTTTCAGAGTCTCGGAAGGAGTACGAGAGGAGCAGA GCTCTGCTAGAGGTGGTGAATGACCTGTTTGAAGAACAGACAGACCTGGAGAAGATAGTGAGGAAGATCATGCAGAGAGCTGTGACCCTGCTGCAGTGTGAACGCTGCTCTGTGTTGCTGCTGGAGGATATACACTCACCT GTGGTAAAGTTCTCAAAGACCTTTGAGCTCATGTCTCCCCTGTGCAACATGGACCGTGACATCAG CATGGAGAAGCTGTCCTGCTCTGATTGGCTGATCAATAACAGCATTGCTGAGCTGGTGGCGTCCACAGGACTTCCTGTCAACATCAGCGACGTCTGTCAGGACCCCCGCTTTGATGCTGAG GCAGATCAAGCCTCAGGATTCCACATCAGATCAGTACTGTGCGTCCCCATCTGGAATCGGACTCATCAGATAATAG GGGTTGCCCAGATTCTAAATCGCCTGGACAGGAGGACGTTCAATGATGCAGATCAAAGACTGTTTGAG GCCTTTGTGATATTCTGTGGGCTGGGGATCAACAACACCATGATGTACAATCAAGTGAAGAAGACCTGGGCCAAGCAGTCTGTGGCCCTGGAT ATGCTGTCCTACCACGCCACATGCTCCAAGGTAGAGGTGGACAGACTCAAG GCTGCTAAGATCCCTTTGAGCAGTGAGCTGGGCATCGAAGAGTTCCACTTCAACGATTTCTCACTGGACAACGACGCCATGATCACTGCCTCCCTCCGGATGTTTCTGGAACT AGCCGTCCAGAAGTTTAAGATTGACTACAAC gTCCTGTGTCGCTGGCTGTTGACGGTGAGGAAGAACTATCGCACGGTGGCATACCATAACTGGAGGCATGCCTTCAACGTGTGCCAGTGCATGTTCCTCATGATCACA ACGGCTGGCTTCCAGGATGTTCTGTCGGATGCAGAGACCCTGGCGTTGATGGTGGGTTGTCTCTGCCATGACCTAGACCACCGTGGCACCAACAACGCCTTCCAGGCCAA GACTGGCTCTGCTCTGGCCCTGCTCTACGGGACATCAGCTACTCTGGAGCACCATCACTTCAACCATGCAGTCATGATCCTACAGAGTGAG GGTCATAATATCTTTGCCAACCTGTGTTCCAAAGAGTACAGTAGTATGATGCAGCTACTGAAACAGGCCATCCTCTCCACTGACCTCACCCTGCACTTCCA gaggaggagccagtTCTTTGACCGCGTTCTCTCTGGAGAGTTCAGCTGGACAGACGAGGCTCACAGAGAACTTCTCAG GTCTATGCTAATGACAGCATGTGACTTGGGTGCAGTGACCCGCCCCTGGGAGATCTCCAAACAG GTTGCGGAGTTGGTGACCAGTGAGTTTTTCGAGCAAGGTGACAGGGAGAGGTCTGAGCTCAAGTTAACTCCAGCG GCCATCTTTGACCGTAATCGTAAAGACGAGCTGCCCGCCCTGCAGCTGGAGTGGATAGATGGGATCTGTAAGCCCCTCTACCAG GCTCTGATGAAGCTAAACGTGAAGCTGAAGCCTATGGTTGATGGGATAGCAGCCAACCGCATGAAGTGGAAGGAGCTGGGCTCGTCCTatcagcagcacacacacagaacTGCAGAGACCAATCAGAGTCCTGGCTCTGAGTCAGGACCCAACCAAGAGACCAATCAAAATCCTGACTCCAGTCAGAACTCGCAACTAGAGTTTGGGTCAAATTCA